A genomic region of Zea mays cultivar B73 chromosome 6, Zm-B73-REFERENCE-NAM-5.0, whole genome shotgun sequence contains the following coding sequences:
- the LOC103630631 gene encoding pentatricopeptide repeat-containing protein At4g14050, mitochondrial — MVFLIKWSKPAMAHCRLLHRYVSSAAARAAAPIPARHVPRSPGTSAQSARIRELGRLGRLHEAREVFDSMPFRDIIAWNSMIFAYCNNGMPDAGRSLADAISGGNLRTGTILLSGYARAGRVRDARRVFDGMGVRNTVAWNAMVTCYVQNGDITLARKLFDAMPSRDVSSWNTMLTGYCHSQLMEEARNLFERMPERNGVSWTVMISGYVLIEQHGRAWDMFRTMLCEGMTPEQPNLVSVLSAVRHLGKPGILESIHVLVHKTGFERDVVVGTAILNGYTKDVNMLDSAVKFFEGMAARNEYTWSTIIAALSQAGRIDDAFAVYQRDPLKSVPSRTSMLTGLARYGRIDDAKILFDQIHEPNVVSWNAMITGYMQNEMVDEAEDLFNRMPFRNTISWAGMIAGYARNGRSEQALVSLQALHRKGMLPSLSSLTSSFFACSNIEALETGKQVHSLAVKAGCQFNSYVCNALITLYGKYRSIGSVRQIFDRMTVKDTVSYNSFMSALVQNNLFDEARDVFNNMPSPDVVSWTTIISACAQADQGNEAVEIFRSMLHERELPNPPILTILLGLSGNLGAPQLGQQIHTIAIKLGMDSGLVVANALVSMYFKCSSADSLKVFDSMEERDIFTWNTIITGYAQHGLGREAIRMYQLMVSAGVLPNEVTFVGLLHACSHSGLVDEGHQFFKSMSSDYGLTPLLEHYACMVDLLGRAGDVQGAEHFIYDMPIEPDSVIWSALLGACKIHKNVEIGRRAAEKLFSIEPSNAGNYVMLSNIYSSQGMWDEVAKVRKLMKERGVNKDPGCSWMQIKNKMHSFVTGDEEHEQIQNIYATLWELYTLLKATGYVPDTDFVLHDIDEEQKESSLLYHSEKLAVAYGLLVTPKGMPIQIMKNLRICGDCHTFIKFVSSVTKREIDVRDGNRFHHFRNGSCSCGDFW; from the coding sequence ATGGTGTTTCTGATCAAATGGAGCAAGCCTGCAATGGCGCACTGCCGGCTCCTCCACCGCTACGTCTCGTCCGCCGCCGCCAGAGCCGCAGCGCCGATCCCTGCCCGGCACGTGCCCCGGTCGCCCGGCACGTCCGCGCAAAGCGCCCGCATACGGGAGCTCGGCCGCCTCGGCCGCTTGCACGAGGCCAGGGAGGTGTTCGACTCGATGCCCTTCCGCGACATCATCGCCTGGAACTCCATGATCTTCGCCTACTGCAACAACGGGATGCCCGACGCCGGGAGGTCGCTCGCTGACGCGATCTCCGGCGGGAACCTGCGCACGGGCACCATCCTGCTGTCGGGCTACGCGCGCGCCGGGCGCGTGCGCGACGCTCGGAGGGTGTTCGATGGAATGGGCGTGCGGAACACCGTGGCGTGGAATGCCATGGTTACCTGCTACGTCCAGAACGGGGACATCACCCTCGCGCGCAAGCTGTTCGATGCAATGCCGAGCAGGGACGTCTCGTCATGGAACACGATGCTCACCGGGTACTGCCATAGCCAACTGATGGAGGAGGCAAGGAATCTGTTTGAACGAATGCCAGAACGCAACGGGGTTTCTTGGACAGTGATGATTTCTGGGTATGTTCTAATTGAGCAGCATGGCAGGGCTTGGGACATGTTTCGCACAATGCTATGTGAAGGAATGACACCAGAGCAACCAAACCTTGTTTCTGTGCTTTCAGCTGTACGCCATCTTGGTAAACCTGGCATTCTAGAGAGTATCCACGTTCTTGTGCATAAGACTGGCTTTGAGAGGGATGTTGTTGTCGGCACTGCTATACTTAATGGCTACACTAAGGATGTGAATATGCTTGACAGTGCAGTAAAGTTCTTTGAAGGTATGGCAGCTAGGAATGAGTACACATGGTCAACCATAATCGCTGCACTATCTCAGGCTGGACGAATAGATGATGCTTTTGCTGTTTACCAAAGAGATCCTCTAAAGTCTGTTCCTAGTAGGACTTCAATGCTCACAGGCCTTGCTCGATATGGAAGGATCGATGATGCAAAGATTCTATTTGACCAGATTCATGAACCTAATGTTGTATCCTGGAATGCCATGATTACTGGGTACATGCAGAATGAAATGGTTGATGAAGCAGAAGATCTTTTTAACAGGATGCCCTTTAGAAACACAATATCTTGGGCTGGGATGATTGCAGGGTATGCGCGTAATGGGAGGAGTGAACAAGCTTTGGTTTCACTCCAAGCTCTCCATAGGAAAGGAATGTTACCTAGCCTGTCTAGTTTGACTAGTAGCTTCTTTGCTTGTTCAAACATCGAAGCTCTTGAGACAGGAAAGCAAGTTCATTCACTTGCAGTAAAGGCTGGCTGTCAGTTTAATAGCTATGTTTGTAATGCACTGATTACTCTGTACGGTAAGTACAGAAGCATAGGGTCTGTGAGACAAATCTTTGATCGGATGACAGTTAAAGATACAGTGTCTTATAACTCTTTTATGTCCGCGCTTGTACAGAATAATCTGTTTGATGAAGCAAGAGATGTATTCAACAATATGCCGAGTCCAGATGTTGTATCTTGGACTACGATAATATCTGCATGCGCACAAGCTGACCAGGGGAATGAGGCAGTAGAGATTTTCAGAAGTATGCTGCATGAGCGTGAGCTACCCAATCCACCTATATTAACGATACTTCTTGGTCTCAGTGGAAATCTTGGTGCTCCCCAACTTGGACAGCAAATTCACACAATCGCTATTAAACTTGGAATGGATTCAGGACTTGTAGTGGCTAATGCTCTTGTCTCGATGTATTTCAAGTGTAGTTCTGCAGATTCCCTTAAGGTTTTTGATTCAATGGAGGAACGGGACATTTTTACATGGAATACCATCATTACCGGCTATGCTCAACATGGCCTTGGAAGAGAAGCTATCAGAATGTATCAACTAATGGTATCTGCAGGAGTGTTGCCTAATGAGGTCACTTTTGTGGGCCTTTTACATGCATGTAGCCATTCTGGTTTGGTAGATGAAGGGCACCAGTTCTTCAAGTCTATGAGCAGTGATTATGGATTAACTCCTCTGCTAGAGCACTATGCTTGCATGGTCGACCTACTTGGGCGAGCTGGTGATGTGCAAGGAGCTGAACATTTTATTTATGATATGCCTATTGAGCCAGATTCAGTGATCTGGAGTGCGCTTCTCGGGGCATGCAAGATTCACAAGAATGTAGAAATTGGTAGGAGAGCAGCTGAGAAACTTTTCTCTATCGAGCCATCAAATGCTGGGAATTATGTCATGTTGTCAAATATATACTCCTCCCAAGGGATGTGGGACGAAGTTGCAAAGGTACGGAAACTTATGAAAGAACGAGGTGTGAACAAGGATCCTGGTTGTAGCTGGATGCAGATAAAGAACAAAATGCACTCATTTGTCACTGGAGATGAGGAACATGAGCAAATTCAAAACATATATGCTACCCTTTGGGAGTTATACACTTTGCTAAAGGCCACAGGGTATGTACCTGACACGGACTTTGTTCtccatgacatagatgaagagcaGAAAGAGAGCTCGCTTCTGTACCATAGCGAGAAGCTTGCTGTTGCTTATGGCCTTCTTGTTACACCCAAGGGCATGCCCATACAGATAATGAAGAACCTTAGAATATGTGGTGACTGTCACACTTTCATCAAGTTTGTATCCTCTGTCACCAAGAGAGAAATTGATGTTAGGGATGGGAATCGATTCCATCATTTCAGGAATGGAAGCTGTTCATGCGGTGATTTTTGGTGA